The Candidatus Zixiibacteriota bacterium genome includes a window with the following:
- a CDS encoding thioredoxin domain-containing protein translates to MPQQAKSKQAHTNKLIDENSPYLLSHAHNPVDWYPWGDEALNRARDEDKPIFLSIGYAACHWCHVMERESFEDEKVAAVLNENFVSIKVDREQRPDLDKIYMSFTTAMTGQGGWPMSVFLTPDLKPFFAGTYFPPVDGYGRPSFMKVITEIARVYRADKGSVIKSAEGVFDQIAARLRPQDDPGDIEPTILNKAAVSLSRNLDRINGGFGSEPKFPHALELSLFLQQYAHSGDTTYLEAALLSLDAMAAGGIYDQLGGGFARYSTDRVWLVPHFEKMLYDNALLVPLYTEAFQITGRALYREVVEQTLDWMLREMRSPEGVFYSALDADSEGEEGKFYIWDKGEIDSILGDDAERFNRYYNVTAGGNFEEKNILNVTAESRRALDDLFDEKKVAFLARTKSKLLVVRNERVRPLTDDKILTSWNGLALTALAKGFQVTGREEYLEAAKAVAEFVHSTLYNEGRLTHSYREERYSEGLFLEDYAYFARGLADLYESDPGLDNERWIDFATELSRNAVELFADDAGRWYLRPDGEADLIVRPQDEEDGSTPAPGSIMIGVLLKLARITGVASFEETARLSLRAVAAKVNGYPAGMVSAVTAYDFTMSDKIEIVVVGSSPTRDAMLRLVYGQYLPNRIVAISTDGRSSLPLFEGRVAPAGTTLAYVCCNSTCGVPATTAEELLEQLGEV, encoded by the coding sequence ATGCCACAACAGGCCAAATCGAAGCAAGCCCATACCAATAAACTGATAGACGAAAACTCGCCGTATCTGCTCTCGCACGCCCACAATCCGGTGGATTGGTATCCCTGGGGAGATGAGGCTCTCAACAGGGCTCGCGATGAGGACAAGCCGATTTTTCTTTCGATTGGTTATGCCGCTTGTCACTGGTGTCATGTGATGGAGCGTGAGTCATTCGAGGACGAGAAAGTCGCCGCCGTGTTGAACGAGAATTTCGTCAGTATCAAAGTCGACCGCGAACAGCGCCCCGACCTGGACAAGATTTACATGTCATTCACCACGGCCATGACCGGCCAGGGGGGCTGGCCGATGTCGGTGTTTCTCACCCCCGACCTGAAACCGTTTTTCGCCGGGACCTATTTTCCGCCGGTCGACGGTTACGGGCGGCCTTCGTTCATGAAAGTGATTACCGAGATCGCGCGGGTCTATCGGGCCGACAAGGGGAGTGTGATCAAGTCCGCCGAGGGAGTGTTCGACCAGATCGCCGCACGTCTGCGACCGCAGGACGATCCCGGCGATATCGAGCCAACGATCCTGAACAAAGCGGCGGTGTCGTTAAGCCGCAATCTCGACCGAATCAACGGCGGGTTTGGCTCCGAGCCTAAATTCCCGCACGCGCTGGAGTTGTCGCTGTTTCTGCAGCAATACGCCCACAGCGGCGATACGACTTATCTCGAAGCCGCGCTGTTGTCGCTAGACGCCATGGCCGCCGGCGGCATTTACGACCAGCTCGGCGGCGGTTTCGCCCGCTACAGCACTGACCGCGTCTGGCTCGTGCCGCATTTCGAAAAGATGCTCTACGACAACGCCCTGCTCGTCCCACTCTACACTGAGGCGTTTCAGATCACCGGGCGAGCACTCTATCGTGAGGTGGTCGAGCAGACGCTCGACTGGATGTTGCGCGAAATGCGCTCGCCGGAGGGGGTGTTCTATTCGGCGCTCGATGCCGACTCCGAGGGAGAAGAGGGGAAATTCTACATCTGGGATAAGGGCGAGATCGATTCGATCTTAGGCGATGACGCGGAACGGTTCAATCGATACTACAACGTCACAGCAGGGGGAAACTTCGAGGAGAAAAACATTCTCAACGTCACGGCCGAATCGCGCCGGGCGCTGGATGATCTTTTCGACGAGAAGAAAGTCGCGTTTCTCGCACGAACGAAAAGCAAACTACTGGTGGTTAGAAACGAACGCGTACGGCCTTTGACCGACGACAAGATCCTCACCTCATGGAACGGTCTGGCTCTCACTGCGCTGGCGAAGGGATTCCAGGTTACTGGCCGAGAGGAGTATTTGGAAGCGGCGAAAGCCGTGGCGGAGTTCGTGCACAGTACCTTATATAATGAGGGACGGTTGACTCACTCGTACCGTGAGGAGCGTTACAGCGAGGGTCTTTTTCTTGAGGATTACGCCTATTTCGCACGCGGGCTGGCTGATCTGTACGAGTCCGATCCGGGCTTGGACAATGAGCGCTGGATTGATTTTGCGACGGAGTTGAGCCGGAATGCCGTCGAGTTGTTCGCGGACGACGCCGGACGCTGGTATCTTCGGCCCGACGGCGAGGCGGATTTAATCGTGCGGCCGCAGGACGAAGAGGACGGCTCGACGCCCGCGCCGGGCTCAATTATGATTGGGGTGCTGCTCAAGCTGGCCCGGATTACCGGCGTGGCCTCGTTTGAGGAGACTGCCCGGTTGAGTCTTCGTGCTGTCGCCGCCAAGGTCAACGGCTATCCGGCGGGTATGGTGTCGGCGGTTACGGCTTATGATTTCACGATGAGTGATAAAATTGAGATTGTGGTCGTGGGCTCGAGCCCGACTCGTGATGCGATGTTGCGTCTTGTTTACGGGCAGTATTTGCCGAACCGCATCGTGGCAATCAGCACCGACGGCCGCTCCTCGCTGCCGTTGTTCGAAGGCCGCGTTGCCCCTGCGGGTACAACGTTAGCTTACGTCTGCTGCAACTCCACCTGCGGCGTTCCCGCCACGACTGCGGAAGAATTGCTGGAGCAGTTGGGGGAGGTGTAG